The Streptomyces lienomycini sequence GCTCGGGTTGGAGGGGCGGCTCGGGTCGGAGGGGTGGTTTACGACCGTCCCCGCGAGCGCGCCGCCCGGGCGACGGTCACCACGGCCTTCTCCAGGGCGTACTCGGGATCATCCCCGCCGCCCTTGACTCCCGCGTCGGCCTCGGCCACCGCGCGCAGGGCGACGGAGACGCCGTCCGGGGTCCAGCCGCGCATCTGCTGCCGGACGCGGTCGATCTTCCACGGCGGCATCCCCAGCTCGCGGGCGAGGTCGGCGGGGCGCCCACCGCGGGCGGAGGACAGCTTGCCGATGGCCCGCACGCCCTGGGCCAGCGCGCTGGTGATCAGCACCGGCGCCACTCCGGTCGCCAGCGACCAGCGCAGGGCCTCCAACGCCTCCGCGGCGCGTCCCTCGACCGCCCGGTCGGCGACCGTGAAGCTGGAGGCCTCGGCACGTCCGGTGTAGTAGCGGCCGACGACCGCCTCGTCGATGGTCCCCTCGACGTCGGCGGTCAGCTGGGACACCGCCGAGGCCAGCTCCCGCAGGTCGCTGCCGATCGCGTCGACCAGCACCTGGCACGCCTCGGGGGTGGCCGACCGCCCCGCCGTACGGAACTCCGCGCGCACGAAGGCCAGCCGGTCGGCGGGCTTGGTCATCTTCGGGCACGCCACCTCGCGCGCGCCCGCCTTGCGCCCGGCGTCGAGCACGCCCTTGCCCTTGGCGCCGCCCGCGTGCAGCAGGACCAGGGTGATCTCCTCGGCGGGGGCACCGATGTAGGCCTTGACGTCCTTGACCGTGTCGGCGGACAGGTCCTGCGCGTTGCGTACGACCACGACTTTGCGCTCGGCGAAGAGCGAGGGGCTGGTCAGCTCGGCGAGGGTGCCGGGCTGCAGCTGGTCGGGGGTGAGGTCGCGTACGTCCGTGTCGGCGTCGGCGGCCCTCGCGGCGGCCACCACCTCCTGCACGGCACGGTCGAGCAGGAGGTCCTCCTGGCCCACGGCAAGGGTCACCGGGGCGAGAGGGTCGTCGTTCGCAGTCTTCCTGGCCATCGCGACAAGCATCGCACGCACCACTGACAACGCCGGACGGGCGCCGTCGGCCGAGCACCGCGGGAGGACGCCGCCGGGCGAGGGCTACGGCTCCTCGCGCCAGCCCTCCCACTCCGCCGCGAAGGCGTCCAGCGCACCGGGGTCCAGCAGCTCCCGCTCGTCCCGCAGGACGAGGAGCCACTGGGCGTCCTCGGCGTCGTCCTCACCGGCCAGGGCGTCCCGTACGAGCTGTGGTTCCTCGTCGGTCCCGAACCGCTCCCCGAGCGCCTGGGCCGCCTCCTCGGCGGCGTCGCGGTCGGGCAGCACCAGGACATGTCTCACGTCGCTCACGGGAGCCATTGTCGGTCAGCCCTTGGGAACGATCTGCACGTCGAGGTCGATGCGGATGCTGGGACCGACGACGGCGATGCCGCGGGCGAGCATCGTCTGCCAGCTCACCGTGAAGTCGTCGCGGTGCAGCTCGGTGGTGGCCCGGCACGCCGCCCGCGTCTCGCCCTCCATGCCGTTGCCGAGTCCGAGGTACTCGGCGTCCAGCGTGACCGTGCGCGTGACACCGTGCAGGGACAGCGCCCCGGTGACGGCCCACCGGTTGCCGCCGCGGTGCGTGAACCGGTCGCTGTAGAACTCCAGGGTCGGGAAGCGCTCCACGTCCAGGAAGTCGGCCGACCGCAGGTGGTCGTCGCGCATCTTGACGTTGGTGTCGATGGACGCCGCGCCGATCACGACGTGCATCGCGGACTGCTCCATGTCGTCGGCGATCCGCACCGCGCCCGCGAAGGAGTTGAACCGGCCGTGGATCCGGGCGAGCCCGATGTGCCGCGCCGTGAACGCGATCGAGGAGTGCGCCGGCTCGATCTCCCAGTCACCCGCCGCGGGCAGCTCCGGCGGCTGGGCCACCTGCAGCGTCACGTCGCCGAGCGAGGCCAGCGTGTCCTCGGTGACCGTCGCGGAGGCCCGGTAGGGCGTGTAGCCCTCGGCGGACACCGCGAGCCGGTACTCCCCGGCGGGCACCGTCGCCACGAACGACCCGAAGGGGTCCGTACCGCCGCCGACCACCTTGCGCCCCATCGCGTCGCTGACCGTGAACTCCGCGTTCGGCACGGGGGCGTTGACGGGGTCGAGCACGCGGCAGCTGAGCACTCCCGCGTCCGGCGGGGTGCGTACGGCCGCCAGGGGGCCCGTCCGTTGCGTTCGCTTCGTTCGGTTCCCCAGCAAGCGGCCGATCATCTGCGACACCCTCTGTACGACATGAGAAAACTAGTTGACGGAGAAACATTCGATCACCGATGTGGCTTTCGAGGCAACACGGGACCACATCGCGGGAAACCGTCGCATGTGCTGGGAGTGGGCAGGAGTGGACCCGTGTGATCCGGTTT is a genomic window containing:
- the holA gene encoding DNA polymerase III subunit delta, translated to MARKTANDDPLAPVTLAVGQEDLLLDRAVQEVVAAARAADADTDVRDLTPDQLQPGTLAELTSPSLFAERKVVVVRNAQDLSADTVKDVKAYIGAPAEEITLVLLHAGGAKGKGVLDAGRKAGAREVACPKMTKPADRLAFVRAEFRTAGRSATPEACQVLVDAIGSDLRELASAVSQLTADVEGTIDEAVVGRYYTGRAEASSFTVADRAVEGRAAEALEALRWSLATGVAPVLITSALAQGVRAIGKLSSARGGRPADLARELGMPPWKIDRVRQQMRGWTPDGVSVALRAVAEADAGVKGGGDDPEYALEKAVVTVARAARSRGRS
- a CDS encoding YceI family protein — protein: MIGRLLGNRTKRTQRTGPLAAVRTPPDAGVLSCRVLDPVNAPVPNAEFTVSDAMGRKVVGGGTDPFGSFVATVPAGEYRLAVSAEGYTPYRASATVTEDTLASLGDVTLQVAQPPELPAAGDWEIEPAHSSIAFTARHIGLARIHGRFNSFAGAVRIADDMEQSAMHVVIGAASIDTNVKMRDDHLRSADFLDVERFPTLEFYSDRFTHRGGNRWAVTGALSLHGVTRTVTLDAEYLGLGNGMEGETRAACRATTELHRDDFTVSWQTMLARGIAVVGPSIRIDLDVQIVPKG